Proteins co-encoded in one Nitratireductor kimnyeongensis genomic window:
- a CDS encoding ABC transporter permease, with protein sequence MSVRIRPAAGLLLAVGSVLVLATISLFIGVADMPLGDLISGDGSAQAIQLLLISRIPRTLALVLSGMSMGVAALIMQMLFRNRFVEPTTTGTVEAASLGLLVVALLAPGLPIFYKMVVASGFALAATFLFLRLVSKVPSSSSLIVPLLGLMFGGVISAVTTFFAYRYDLLQSLATWTNGDFSGVLRGRYELLFIAGGLALLSYLAADRFTVAGLGESFTRNLGLNYRRILALGLVIVSMVSAAAVVTAGTVPFLGLIVANIVSLTVGDNLRRALPWVAVSGAGFLLACDILGRVVRFPYEIPVGTVAGVFGSGIFLYLLLRRRARFG encoded by the coding sequence ATGTCCGTTCGAATTCGCCCCGCCGCAGGCCTTTTGCTGGCGGTGGGGTCTGTGCTCGTTCTGGCAACCATCAGCCTGTTCATCGGGGTGGCCGACATGCCACTCGGCGATCTGATCTCCGGCGATGGCAGCGCGCAGGCGATACAGCTGCTTCTGATCAGCCGGATCCCTCGCACATTGGCGCTGGTGCTCTCGGGCATGTCGATGGGCGTTGCAGCCCTCATCATGCAGATGCTGTTTCGCAATCGTTTCGTAGAGCCGACAACCACTGGCACGGTTGAGGCTGCCAGTCTTGGTCTGCTGGTGGTGGCACTGCTCGCACCGGGTCTGCCGATTTTCTACAAAATGGTCGTGGCCTCGGGCTTCGCGCTCGCTGCAACGTTCCTGTTTCTGCGCCTCGTCTCGAAGGTTCCATCCAGTTCCAGCCTGATTGTGCCGCTGCTGGGGCTGATGTTCGGCGGGGTCATCAGTGCGGTCACGACCTTTTTTGCCTATCGCTATGATCTGCTTCAGTCGCTGGCGACCTGGACGAATGGAGATTTTTCCGGCGTGTTGCGCGGGCGGTATGAATTGCTTTTCATTGCCGGCGGGCTTGCTCTCCTTTCCTATCTGGCGGCAGACCGGTTCACCGTGGCGGGGCTGGGCGAAAGCTTCACGCGCAATCTCGGTCTCAACTATCGCCGCATACTTGCCCTGGGCCTGGTGATCGTCTCGATGGTCTCGGCAGCGGCGGTGGTGACGGCGGGGACGGTGCCGTTTCTGGGGCTTATTGTCGCCAACATTGTGAGCCTGACCGTTGGCGACAATCTGCGCCGTGCCTTGCCATGGGTTGCGGTGTCGGGAGCGGGATTTCTGCTGGCGTGCGACATTCTCGGGCGGGTGGTGCGTTTCCCGTACGAAATTCCGGTCGGCACGGTGGCCGGTGTTTTCGGGTCGGGAATCTTTCTTTATCTATTGCTTCGTCGGCGGGCGCGTTTTGGCTGA
- a CDS encoding iron chelate uptake ABC transporter family permease subunit codes for MALAVLALATIAAMVAFMTLGAKGNWDFVLPFRGGKLLGLVLVAIAVATATVLFQTITQNRILTPAVMGFDSLFIALQTALVFFLGTRDLANVDIRLRFFFETVLMVGMSMALFHWLFLSRRRSLHLVVLAGLVFGVFFRSLSYMMQRILDPNEFTALQDMLFASFNSIDTQLLVVSSIIVLAAGWLSHRLLARLDVLMLGRDAAINLGIDYQRVVMMLFAVIAVLVSVSTALVGPVTFFGLLVASLAYQAVGTDRHKYTLPAAALIAIIALVGGQTVMERVFGFDTALSIIIEFTGGIAFMLLLYRNLNR; via the coding sequence ATGGCACTGGCCGTGCTCGCACTGGCCACCATCGCGGCAATGGTCGCCTTCATGACCTTGGGCGCCAAGGGCAATTGGGACTTCGTGCTGCCGTTTCGTGGGGGCAAGCTTCTCGGCCTCGTTCTGGTCGCCATTGCCGTGGCGACAGCAACCGTGCTGTTCCAGACCATCACGCAAAACAGGATCCTGACCCCGGCGGTGATGGGGTTCGATTCCCTCTTTATAGCGCTACAGACAGCCCTCGTTTTCTTTCTTGGCACGCGGGATCTGGCAAATGTCGATATCCGCCTGCGCTTCTTCTTTGAAACGGTGCTGATGGTGGGCATGTCGATGGCGCTCTTTCACTGGCTGTTTCTTTCGCGACGGCGCAGCTTGCATCTGGTGGTGCTGGCGGGTCTCGTGTTTGGTGTGTTCTTCCGCAGCCTCTCGTACATGATGCAGCGCATACTTGATCCCAACGAGTTCACGGCGCTGCAGGATATGCTGTTCGCCAGTTTCAACTCGATCGACACGCAATTGCTGGTGGTTTCGTCGATAATCGTTCTGGCAGCGGGCTGGTTGAGCCACCGGCTTCTGGCCAGGCTTGATGTCCTGATGCTGGGACGCGATGCGGCGATCAATCTGGGCATCGATTATCAGCGCGTGGTGATGATGCTGTTTGCCGTGATTGCGGTGCTGGTTTCCGTTTCGACCGCGCTGGTGGGACCGGTTACCTTTTTCGGGCTGCTGGTGGCGAGCCTTGCCTATCAGGCAGTCGGTACGGACCGGCACAAATACACGTTGCCCGCGGCAGCACTGATCGCCATCATCGCGCTGGTTGGCGGACAGACCGTGATGGAGCGCGTGTTCGGTTTCGATACGGCGCTGAGCATCATTATCGAGTTTACCGGCGGCATTGCCTTCATGCTGCTGCTCTACCGGAATTTGAACCGATGA
- a CDS encoding ABC transporter ATP-binding protein codes for MIEIHNLTKRYDEATVVDNVSLSLPESGITAMVGPNGAGKSTLLSMMARLIAPTSGQILVDGLDVQATPGAVLAKRLAILKQDNHVGMRLTVSELVAFGRFPHSAGRPTVEDERHINEAISYLGLDDLRARFLDELSGGQRQRAFVAMVLAQDTKYVLLDEPLNSLDMKHAAAMMKLLRRTADELGKSITVVIHDINFASIYADHVVAMRDGRVMLQGGADDLMQETVLQDIYDTVVKVRDVDGHRLGLHYL; via the coding sequence ATGATCGAAATCCACAACCTCACCAAGCGCTATGATGAGGCGACGGTCGTTGACAATGTTAGCCTGTCGCTGCCCGAAAGCGGCATCACCGCGATGGTCGGCCCGAACGGAGCCGGAAAATCGACGCTTCTTTCCATGATGGCGCGGCTGATCGCGCCGACATCGGGCCAGATTCTGGTCGATGGGCTCGATGTGCAGGCAACGCCGGGCGCGGTGCTTGCCAAGCGGTTGGCGATCCTGAAGCAGGACAATCATGTCGGCATGCGTCTGACGGTGAGCGAACTTGTCGCCTTCGGGCGGTTTCCGCATTCGGCTGGCCGCCCGACCGTCGAGGACGAACGGCACATCAACGAGGCGATTTCCTATCTGGGGCTCGACGACCTGCGAGCCCGGTTTCTGGATGAGCTTTCGGGCGGTCAGCGCCAGCGCGCCTTCGTGGCCATGGTTCTGGCTCAGGATACGAAATATGTGTTGCTCGACGAGCCGCTCAACAGCCTCGACATGAAACATGCGGCGGCGATGATGAAGCTCTTGCGGCGTACCGCAGACGAGCTTGGAAAATCCATCACCGTGGTGATCCACGACATCAATTTCGCCTCCATCTATGCCGACCATGTGGTGGCGATGCGGGATGGGCGGGTGATGCTTCAGGGTGGGGCGGACGATCTGATGCAGGAGACCGTTCTGCAGGACATCTACGACACGGTGGTGAAGGTGCGCGACGTGGACGGGCACCGGTTGGGCCTGCATTATCTCTAG
- a CDS encoding LacI family DNA-binding transcriptional regulator — MPVRKASVSAKDVAARAGVSRAAVSRTFTPGASVSEETRSKVIAAAEALGYQVNQLARGLISRKTGIVAVVGADLATPYRSELLRALTERLQAVGRVAILINTDRSDRSVDMALQTAIRYRAEAAIVLSGMPDKSISDLCHRNGLRLVLINRDDAHSGSIQIRLNDAEAARLALTSFLRAGCRTLAVATSNAGTPSLVAREEGFLAEAHRSGLSVTCERFGPTGYESGLALGERLLVLPERPDAIFCTTDLIACGVMDAARHRFSLSIPDNLSVIGFDDIPQASWDSYQLTTFRQPIEEIASSAVDWLAEEEGDGEVRVIHLTAPMSWRQSVRGGNGK, encoded by the coding sequence GTGCCGGTTCGAAAGGCCTCCGTCAGCGCCAAGGATGTTGCAGCCCGAGCAGGAGTTTCCCGCGCCGCCGTTTCGCGCACCTTCACGCCCGGCGCCAGCGTTTCAGAGGAGACGCGCAGCAAGGTCATCGCTGCCGCCGAGGCACTCGGATATCAGGTCAACCAGCTGGCCAGAGGTCTCATCAGCCGGAAGACCGGCATCGTCGCCGTGGTGGGGGCGGATCTGGCCACGCCCTACCGCTCCGAACTGCTTCGCGCCTTGACGGAACGCCTTCAGGCCGTCGGGCGGGTTGCGATCCTCATCAACACCGACCGTTCGGACAGAAGCGTGGACATGGCCCTTCAAACGGCGATCCGCTATCGCGCGGAGGCAGCGATCGTTCTGTCCGGCATGCCCGACAAATCCATCAGCGACCTGTGCCATCGCAACGGGCTTCGCCTCGTCCTCATCAACCGCGACGACGCCCATTCAGGCTCCATCCAGATACGTCTCAACGACGCCGAAGCGGCCCGCCTGGCACTCACCTCGTTTCTCAGGGCCGGCTGCCGAACGCTGGCAGTGGCCACATCCAATGCCGGTACACCCAGCCTCGTCGCGCGGGAAGAGGGGTTTCTCGCAGAAGCACACCGCAGCGGACTGTCCGTCACCTGCGAGCGTTTCGGTCCCACCGGATATGAGAGCGGTCTGGCACTGGGCGAACGCCTGCTCGTGCTGCCGGAAAGGCCGGACGCCATCTTCTGCACAACGGACCTGATTGCCTGCGGCGTGATGGACGCCGCGCGTCACCGCTTTTCCCTTTCGATACCGGACAATCTCTCCGTGATCGGCTTTGACGACATTCCGCAGGCCAGTTGGGACAGCTATCAGCTCACCACCTTCCGGCAACCGATAGAGGAAATCGCCTCTTCCGCCGTGGACTGGCTGGCCGAAGAGGAAGGAGACGGAGAAGTGCGCGTCATCCACCTGACAGCGCCGATGTCGTGGCGCCAATCGGTTCGTGGCGGAAATGGAAAATAG
- a CDS encoding ABC transporter substrate-binding protein, which translates to MRRNYLATAALAAGSVLASQAVANADELNLICSADVVICELLVEKFEAEHDIDVSMVRLSSGEAYAKVRAEARNPKTDIWWGGTGDPHLQAAADGLTMAYKSPMLDELLPWAVKQAESAEFKTVGVYSGALGWGYNKEFLADKGIEPPKCWADLLNPALKGEIQVANPNSSGTAYTALATLVQLMGEEEAFAFLKKMNDNVSQYTKSGSAPVKAAARGETGIGIVFMHDAVAQAVEGFPIGVVAPCEGTGYEIGSMSIVNRARNEDAAKTWYDWVLKADVQSLLKDAKSFQIPSNASAEVPEESPSLDEVKLIDYDFVTYGSTDKRKALLERWDREIGAIAN; encoded by the coding sequence ATGAGGAGAAACTATCTGGCTACGGCTGCGTTGGCCGCAGGTTCCGTTCTGGCGTCGCAGGCCGTTGCGAATGCGGACGAGTTGAACCTGATCTGCTCGGCCGACGTGGTGATCTGCGAACTGCTCGTCGAGAAATTCGAGGCCGAGCACGATATTGATGTTTCCATGGTGCGGCTGTCTTCCGGCGAAGCCTATGCGAAGGTTCGCGCCGAAGCGCGCAATCCGAAGACGGATATCTGGTGGGGAGGCACCGGCGATCCGCATCTTCAGGCGGCGGCCGACGGGCTGACCATGGCCTACAAGTCGCCGATGCTGGACGAGCTTCTGCCCTGGGCGGTGAAACAGGCCGAAAGCGCCGAATTCAAGACGGTCGGCGTTTATTCCGGCGCGCTTGGCTGGGGCTACAACAAGGAATTTCTCGCAGACAAGGGCATCGAACCGCCGAAATGCTGGGCGGATCTGCTGAACCCGGCGCTGAAAGGCGAAATCCAGGTGGCGAATCCGAACTCGTCGGGCACCGCCTACACGGCGCTTGCCACCCTGGTGCAGCTCATGGGCGAGGAGGAGGCGTTCGCATTCCTCAAGAAGATGAACGACAATGTCTCGCAATACACCAAGTCAGGCTCTGCCCCGGTGAAGGCGGCGGCCCGCGGCGAAACCGGTATCGGCATCGTCTTCATGCATGATGCGGTCGCACAGGCGGTCGAGGGATTTCCCATCGGCGTGGTCGCGCCCTGCGAAGGGACGGGTTACGAGATCGGTTCGATGTCGATCGTCAACCGTGCACGCAACGAGGACGCTGCCAAGACATGGTATGACTGGGTTTTGAAGGCAGATGTGCAGTCGCTCCTGAAGGATGCCAAGTCGTTCCAGATCCCGTCGAACGCCTCTGCGGAAGTTCCGGAAGAATCGCCGAGTCTCGATGAGGTCAAGCTGATCGATTACGACTTCGTGACCTATGGCAGCACGGACAAGCGAAAAGCGCTGCTTGAGCGTTGGGATCGTGAGATTGGTGCCATTGCCAACTGA
- a CDS encoding ABC transporter permease translates to MTRENRRLDVMFGLGLAAICLLPWYRVEGGFFSLQWIGEMAGEPDLNPGLLQLFLGRSWLLIAFILFAAAIATRVSMPAGKVRGARLALIGAVGVGFMILQGLAITLWGWAWSLNETLFGPLDPGQPAFGAGALILSLGFLALIAYGFAERGAMKGDAFTLGSIILLIALVGVFVFYPIISMFAGSFQDFDGSFNPDGFIRNIQDPAIWSLDCVIGGARCGVAWRTLFLAVMTASASTLLGLAFALVATRTRFPAKKGLRLLTILPIITPPFVIGLALTMMLGRSGLVTGWIEALTGIELGRWLYGLTGIWIAQVLSFTPISFLVLIGVVEGVSPSMEEASQTLRAGRWRTFRKVSLPLMAPGLANAFLIGFIESMADFGNPLVLGGSHGVLSTEIFFAVVGAQTDPSRAAVLAIILLTFTLSAFLLQRVWLAGRNFATVTGKGDSGKHAALPGPLAALLYAIVVPWIIFTLAVYGMIIFGGFVTTWGLDHTLTLEHYARGFSVEWREGALAWTGVAWDSFWTTMEIALIAAPLTAAVGLLTAYLIVRQNFFGRNAFEFALMMSFAIPGTVIGISYIMAFNLPPIEMTGTALILIACFVFRNMPVGVRGGVAAMSQLDKSLDEASITLGAGSPRTIRRVILPLLRPAIMAALVYSFVRAITSISAVIFLVSAKYNMATAYIVGLVENGEYGIAIAYSSVLILVMITVIGGFQLLVGERRLRRENAVSRPAAEKRAQSSLEAKA, encoded by the coding sequence ATGACGCGCGAAAACCGTCGGCTCGACGTGATGTTCGGGCTTGGCCTTGCCGCCATTTGTCTTTTGCCATGGTATCGGGTTGAGGGTGGATTCTTCTCCCTGCAATGGATCGGGGAGATGGCAGGCGAACCGGACCTCAATCCCGGCCTGTTGCAACTCTTTCTGGGCCGTTCCTGGCTTCTGATCGCCTTCATCCTTTTTGCAGCGGCGATTGCCACACGGGTTTCCATGCCTGCCGGAAAGGTGCGCGGAGCGCGCCTCGCGCTGATCGGTGCAGTCGGTGTGGGCTTCATGATTCTGCAGGGGCTCGCCATCACGCTGTGGGGCTGGGCGTGGAGCCTGAACGAAACGCTGTTCGGCCCCCTCGATCCGGGGCAGCCGGCCTTTGGCGCGGGCGCACTCATTCTCTCTCTGGGCTTTCTGGCCCTGATCGCCTATGGGTTTGCCGAACGCGGCGCGATGAAGGGAGATGCCTTCACGCTTGGCTCCATCATCCTGCTGATCGCGCTTGTCGGCGTGTTCGTTTTCTACCCCATCATATCGATGTTTGCCGGGTCTTTTCAGGATTTCGACGGTTCCTTCAATCCCGACGGTTTCATACGCAACATTCAGGATCCGGCGATCTGGAGCCTCGACTGCGTTATCGGTGGGGCGCGTTGCGGCGTGGCTTGGCGCACGCTTTTTCTGGCAGTGATGACGGCGAGCGCCTCAACGCTGCTTGGCCTCGCCTTCGCGTTGGTGGCAACCCGGACGCGTTTTCCGGCTAAGAAGGGCCTCAGGCTTCTCACCATTCTGCCCATCATCACCCCGCCCTTCGTCATTGGTCTGGCGCTGACCATGATGCTCGGCCGCTCCGGGCTCGTAACCGGATGGATCGAGGCGCTGACGGGGATCGAGCTTGGCCGCTGGCTCTATGGTCTCACCGGCATCTGGATCGCGCAGGTGCTTTCCTTCACCCCCATCTCATTCCTGGTTCTCATAGGCGTCGTGGAAGGCGTGAGCCCTTCCATGGAAGAAGCCTCGCAGACCTTGCGGGCAGGGCGCTGGCGCACCTTCCGCAAGGTCTCCCTACCACTTATGGCGCCGGGGCTCGCCAACGCCTTCCTGATCGGCTTCATCGAGAGCATGGCGGATTTCGGCAATCCGTTGGTGCTGGGTGGAAGCCACGGGGTTCTTTCGACCGAGATATTCTTTGCCGTCGTCGGCGCGCAGACCGATCCGTCGCGCGCGGCGGTGCTCGCGATCATTCTTCTGACGTTCACGCTTTCCGCCTTCCTCTTGCAGCGCGTCTGGCTCGCCGGCCGCAATTTCGCAACGGTGACGGGCAAGGGAGATTCAGGCAAACACGCCGCCTTGCCGGGACCGCTCGCAGCCCTGCTTTATGCGATCGTGGTGCCGTGGATCATCTTCACGCTGGCGGTCTATGGCATGATCATCTTTGGCGGGTTCGTCACCACCTGGGGTCTCGATCACACCCTGACGCTGGAACACTATGCACGCGGCTTTTCGGTCGAATGGCGCGAAGGCGCGCTGGCATGGACCGGCGTTGCCTGGGACAGTTTCTGGACCACAATGGAAATCGCGCTCATCGCAGCGCCGCTGACGGCGGCGGTAGGGCTTTTGACGGCCTATCTCATCGTGCGACAGAATTTCTTTGGCCGGAACGCCTTCGAGTTCGCGCTGATGATGAGTTTCGCCATCCCCGGAACGGTTATCGGGATCAGCTACATCATGGCCTTCAACCTGCCGCCCATCGAAATGACAGGCACGGCGTTGATCCTGATCGCCTGCTTCGTGTTCCGCAACATGCCGGTGGGCGTGCGCGGCGGCGTGGCGGCGATGAGCCAGCTCGACAAGAGCCTGGACGAGGCCTCGATCACGCTGGGGGCAGGGAGCCCGCGCACGATCCGCCGGGTGATCCTGCCGCTTTTACGCCCTGCGATCATGGCGGCACTGGTCTATTCCTTCGTGCGGGCCATCACCTCGATCAGCGCCGTCATCTTTCTGGTGAGCGCGAAGTACAACATGGCGACCGCCTATATCGTAGGGCTGGTGGAGAACGGCGAATACGGCATCGCCATCGCTTACTCTTCGGTTCTCATCCTTGTCATGATCACCGTGATAGGCGGGTTCCAGCTTCTTGTCGGCGAGCGCCGGTTGAGACGGGAGAACGCAGTCAGTCGCCCTGCTGCGGAGAAACGCGCCCAATCCAGTCTGGAGGCAAAGGCATGA
- a CDS encoding ABC transporter ATP-binding protein, producing MSSSQCGSVRFRNVRKKFGSFTAIHDLNLEIEPGTLVTLLGPSGCGKTTTLRMLAGLETPSAGAIEIGGQDVTRLPANERDVAMVFQSYALFPHMSVLDNVAYGLEAGGQSRAEARENAHAGLALVGLEGFGARLPAELSGGQQQRVAVARALVLEPQVLLLDEPLSNLDARLRRRVRTEIRELQQRLGFTAVYVTHDQEEALAVSDRIVVMESGLVAQEGPPRELYEEPASEFIADFMGEANVLACEVLDIADGRATVQVGGLQHTLPTRKAARPGPAKLAVRANAIRLETGGDASLPGRIQSSAYLGDHVEYEVELASGTIFVVDNATTDPLPPATDVSIGFRDRGIALITA from the coding sequence ATGAGCAGTTCGCAATGTGGGTCTGTCCGCTTTCGCAATGTTCGCAAAAAATTCGGTTCGTTCACGGCCATTCATGACCTCAATCTGGAGATAGAACCGGGCACGCTGGTGACGCTTCTGGGGCCTTCGGGTTGCGGCAAGACAACCACGTTGCGCATGTTGGCTGGCCTGGAGACCCCAAGTGCGGGCGCTATCGAGATCGGCGGGCAAGATGTCACGCGCCTGCCGGCCAATGAGCGCGATGTCGCCATGGTGTTTCAGTCCTATGCGCTGTTCCCGCATATGAGCGTGCTCGACAATGTGGCTTACGGGCTTGAGGCAGGCGGGCAGTCCAGGGCCGAGGCGCGGGAGAACGCGCATGCGGGCCTCGCGCTGGTCGGCCTCGAAGGGTTTGGCGCGCGCCTGCCGGCGGAGCTTTCCGGCGGACAGCAGCAGCGCGTCGCCGTTGCCCGCGCGCTGGTGCTCGAACCACAGGTGCTTCTGCTCGACGAGCCCTTGTCCAATCTCGACGCGAGGCTGCGCCGGCGAGTGCGCACCGAAATTCGCGAGTTGCAGCAGCGGCTCGGTTTCACTGCCGTCTATGTGACGCATGATCAGGAGGAGGCGCTGGCCGTTTCCGACCGTATCGTGGTCATGGAAAGCGGACTTGTTGCACAGGAAGGCCCGCCACGCGAACTCTATGAGGAACCGGCCTCCGAGTTCATCGCCGACTTCATGGGCGAGGCCAATGTGCTTGCCTGCGAGGTACTGGACATTGCGGATGGCCGCGCGACTGTGCAGGTGGGCGGCTTGCAGCACACACTGCCGACACGCAAGGCGGCGCGTCCCGGCCCGGCAAAACTGGCCGTGCGCGCGAACGCCATCCGCCTTGAAACGGGCGGGGATGCCAGTCTGCCGGGCCGGATCCAGAGCTCGGCCTATCTTGGCGACCATGTGGAATATGAGGTGGAACTCGCATCCGGAACGATATTTGTCGTGGACAACGCGACGACCGACCCGCTGCCGCCGGCCACCGATGTTTCCATCGGCTTCCGCGATCGCGGCATAGCATTGATTACCGCATGA
- a CDS encoding inositol monophosphatase family protein, translating into MTTTIQENRVSLSDTDLADRLGFAETMAKAAGAAALDYFTRRDELVIETKRNPQDLVSEADKKVEELIRAEIANRFGADGVLGEEYGLTEGTSGLTWVIDPIDGTSAFLNGMPSWCVSVGAAIDGEPVLGVIVAPCFDECYSARRGGGATLNGKPIRVADQLNLRNGVVGLGSNDRVEPAAAARIVENLFEIGGTFIRNGSGALMLAYVAAGRLVGYAEPSMNAWDCMAGYCLVSEAGGTVLPFPRDGFHAPARVLAATGGSYAELEQISAIAQS; encoded by the coding sequence ATGACAACGACCATTCAGGAGAACCGCGTGTCCCTTTCCGATACCGACCTTGCCGACCGGCTTGGTTTTGCCGAAACGATGGCAAAGGCTGCGGGGGCTGCCGCCCTCGACTATTTCACACGGCGTGATGAGCTGGTCATCGAGACCAAGCGCAACCCGCAGGATCTGGTCTCCGAGGCTGACAAGAAGGTCGAAGAGCTGATACGCGCCGAGATCGCGAATCGCTTCGGCGCCGATGGCGTGCTTGGCGAGGAATACGGGCTGACCGAAGGCACAAGCGGTCTCACCTGGGTGATCGATCCGATCGATGGCACCAGCGCCTTTCTGAACGGCATGCCGAGCTGGTGTGTTTCCGTGGGTGCCGCGATTGATGGCGAGCCGGTGCTCGGTGTCATCGTCGCGCCCTGCTTCGACGAGTGCTACAGCGCCCGCCGTGGCGGCGGGGCAACGCTAAACGGAAAGCCGATCCGTGTCGCAGACCAGCTCAATCTTCGCAACGGCGTGGTGGGGCTGGGCTCCAATGATCGCGTCGAGCCGGCTGCTGCCGCGCGCATTGTGGAAAACCTTTTCGAGATCGGCGGAACGTTCATCCGCAACGGTTCGGGGGCGCTGATGCTTGCCTATGTGGCGGCGGGGCGGCTGGTCGGTTATGCGGAACCGAGCATGAACGCCTGGGATTGCATGGCCGGCTATTGCCTTGTCAGCGAGGCCGGCGGCACGGTTCTGCCTTTCCCGCGCGATGGCTTCCACGCACCGGCGCGTGTGCTCGCGGCCACCGGCGGCAGCTATGCCGAACTGGAGCAGATCTCGGCTATCGCCCAGTCCTGA
- a CDS encoding aspartate aminotransferase family protein translates to MTGLYERESRSVSTLAHLRFFPQAVTGGRGSMLRGDDGHDLLDFAASWGAASLGHGHPALAEAVNRALTDQAGASYLSTANEPSVLLAEKLLSLVPERAAGRVWFGHSGSDANETVARAVVAATGRPRIISFKGAYHGGTVGSVAISGHPAQGGIDKASGLSLVPYPDSYASGSPEAASKAALAHIEELFATSVSPQDVAAFFIEPIQSDGGMLVPPPGYFREIERLCRKHGILLVCDEVKVGLARTGRLHAFEHSGIEPDIVVFGKGLGGGLPISAVVGPEAIMNHASTFSFQTLHGNPVCASAGLAVLETIERENLVANAAKVGDTMLSALRALQEKHPVIGHVRGHGLAIGVELVSDREARTPAIEQTALTVYRAFQLGLVIYYVGLNSNVLEFTPPLNLSEEEALRGIAILDQALSDVEAGKVDPQLLERFAGW, encoded by the coding sequence ATGACCGGTCTCTACGAACGCGAAAGCCGCAGTGTCTCCACACTCGCTCATCTGCGCTTTTTCCCGCAGGCAGTGACGGGCGGCAGAGGATCGATGCTGCGCGGGGATGATGGGCACGACCTTCTCGATTTCGCCGCCTCCTGGGGAGCGGCCAGCCTCGGTCACGGGCACCCTGCACTTGCCGAGGCCGTCAACCGCGCGCTGACCGACCAGGCCGGAGCCAGCTACCTCTCCACCGCCAACGAGCCCAGCGTACTCCTTGCCGAAAAGCTGCTTTCACTGGTGCCGGAGCGCGCCGCAGGTCGTGTCTGGTTCGGCCATTCGGGCTCCGACGCAAACGAAACTGTTGCCCGCGCCGTGGTCGCGGCAACCGGTCGCCCGCGCATCATCTCCTTCAAGGGCGCCTATCACGGCGGCACGGTCGGGTCGGTGGCTATTTCCGGCCACCCCGCACAGGGCGGTATCGACAAGGCTTCCGGGCTCAGCCTCGTCCCCTATCCGGATTCCTATGCCTCAGGCAGCCCGGAAGCCGCATCGAAGGCGGCGCTCGCCCATATCGAAGAGCTTTTCGCCACCTCCGTCTCACCGCAGGACGTGGCAGCTTTCTTCATCGAACCGATCCAGTCCGACGGGGGAATGCTCGTGCCACCGCCGGGCTATTTCAGGGAAATCGAGAGGCTCTGCCGCAAGCATGGCATTCTGCTTGTCTGCGACGAGGTGAAGGTGGGGCTTGCGCGTACCGGACGCCTCCACGCCTTCGAGCACAGCGGCATCGAGCCCGATATCGTCGTGTTCGGCAAGGGGCTCGGCGGCGGCCTGCCCATCTCGGCGGTCGTCGGTCCGGAAGCCATCATGAACCACGCCTCGACCTTTTCCTTCCAGACCCTGCATGGCAATCCGGTCTGCGCGTCGGCGGGCCTTGCCGTGCTGGAAACCATCGAGCGCGAAAATCTGGTCGCCAATGCCGCAAAGGTCGGCGACACGATGCTTTCCGCCCTGCGCGCGCTGCAGGAAAAACACCCCGTCATCGGCCATGTGCGCGGCCACGGGCTTGCCATCGGCGTGGAGCTTGTAAGCGACCGCGAAGCCCGCACGCCCGCCATCGAGCAGACGGCGCTCACCGTCTACCGCGCCTTTCAGCTCGGGCTCGTCATCTACTATGTGGGCCTCAATTCCAACGTGCTGGAATTCACCCCACCACTCAACCTGAGCGAGGAGGAAGCCCTTCGCGGGATCGCCATTCTTGATCAGGCTTTGAGCGATGTGGAAGCCGGCAAGGTAGATCCGCAATTGCTGGAGCGCTTTGCCGGCTGGTAA